From one Nocardioides scoriae genomic stretch:
- a CDS encoding DivIVA domain-containing protein produces MSWFFAVLVVLLVGVVAVVAARGEAHLGPAYADRAGLELPERPLTGDDLRGLRLDTAVRGYRADDVDALLDRLAAELDRRPPASAPEA; encoded by the coding sequence GTGAGCTGGTTCTTCGCGGTGCTGGTGGTGCTGCTCGTCGGGGTGGTGGCCGTGGTCGCCGCGCGTGGCGAGGCGCACCTCGGACCGGCGTACGCCGACCGCGCCGGCCTCGAGCTGCCCGAGCGGCCGCTGACCGGCGACGACCTCCGCGGGCTGCGGCTCGACACCGCCGTGCGGGGCTACCGCGCCGACGACGTCGACGCCCTGCTCGACCGGCTCGCGGCCGAGCTCGACCGCCGCCCGCCCGCGTCCGCCCCGGAGGCCTAG